A genome region from Thermoanaerobaculia bacterium includes the following:
- a CDS encoding isoprenylcysteine carboxylmethyltransferase family protein: LVCGGDWSWWQAWGYSLLIVTIGLGGRIWAERRHPGLLAERQNMEKVQSAKAWDKVLAPLMALSVSFPLVIVAGLDHRFGWSPAFPLWLNGLGLLLILFGYAFAAWAFIENRFFSSVVRIQMDRGHVVCDSGPYRFLRHPGYAGNIFPLLGIVLALSSMWTLIPAAVALFITVIRTVLEDRTLLDELPGYSDYARHVRYRLIPGIY; the protein is encoded by the coding sequence TCTGGTGTGCGGAGGGGATTGGAGTTGGTGGCAGGCGTGGGGCTATTCCCTGCTGATTGTTACCATCGGCCTGGGGGGGCGCATCTGGGCGGAACGGCGGCATCCGGGGTTGTTGGCCGAACGACAAAATATGGAGAAGGTCCAAAGTGCGAAAGCCTGGGACAAAGTACTTGCACCGTTGATGGCGCTGAGTGTGAGTTTTCCACTGGTCATTGTGGCCGGGCTGGATCATCGCTTTGGCTGGTCACCCGCATTTCCACTGTGGCTCAACGGTCTCGGCTTACTCTTGATCTTGTTCGGATATGCTTTCGCTGCCTGGGCATTTATAGAGAACCGCTTTTTCTCCAGTGTGGTGCGTATTCAGATGGATCGAGGGCATGTGGTGTGTGACAGTGGCCCCTATCGGTTTTTGCGGCATCCGGGCTATGCTGGAAACATCTTTCCACTGTTGGGCATTGTACTGGCCTTAAGTTCGATGTGGACACTTATTCCGGCGGCGGTGGCGCTTTTCATCACGGTGATTAGAACGGTGCTTGAAGACCGGACTCTACTCGACGAGTTACCGGGCTACAGCGACTATGCCCGACATGTGCGATATCGATTGATTCCGGGGATTTACTGA
- a CDS encoding NAD(P)-dependent alcohol dehydrogenase: MKAIVHMKYGLPDVLQLTDVETPVPLDDEVLVEVHAASVNALDWHMLTADVFLIRLMGKGLIKPSKTTLGADISGRVVAVGKEVRRFQPGDPVFGTAKSGSGGFAEYVCAREETLQLKPSSISFEEAAAVPLAALKALQGLRDKGQIAPGKKVLIHGASGGVGTFAVQIARSFGAEVTAVCSSRNLEIARSIGADHVIDYTLDDFTRSGELYDLIFVANGDRSIHEYKRSLKPEGICVLAGGGNISMVSLLAGVLLQLWVSKIEGRKIGSFMAHINQEDLTCVKELLESGKIKPVIDRRCPLSETAEALRYLGDGHAKGKVVITVRHESEADHSGDDSRHQ; encoded by the coding sequence TTGAAAGCCATCGTACACATGAAATATGGACTGCCAGATGTTCTTCAGCTCACGGATGTGGAGACTCCAGTTCCCCTGGATGACGAAGTCTTGGTCGAAGTTCATGCCGCTTCCGTCAATGCTTTGGACTGGCATATGCTTACCGCGGATGTGTTCCTGATCCGCCTGATGGGCAAGGGACTGATAAAACCCAGTAAGACAACACTTGGCGCTGACATCTCGGGGAGGGTTGTCGCGGTTGGCAAGGAGGTCAGGCGGTTCCAGCCGGGTGACCCGGTGTTTGGAACCGCAAAGAGCGGCAGTGGTGGTTTTGCCGAGTATGTATGTGCTCGCGAAGAAACCCTGCAGCTGAAACCATCCAGCATCTCTTTCGAAGAAGCGGCTGCCGTTCCGCTGGCAGCGCTCAAAGCCCTGCAGGGCCTTCGCGATAAAGGACAGATTGCACCAGGAAAAAAAGTGCTGATTCATGGGGCCTCCGGAGGGGTAGGTACATTTGCCGTCCAGATTGCCAGGTCGTTTGGAGCGGAAGTCACGGCTGTGTGCAGTTCAAGAAATCTTGAGATCGCTCGCTCCATCGGCGCCGACCATGTTATCGATTACACCCTTGACGATTTCACCAGGAGCGGAGAACTCTATGATCTTATTTTTGTCGCCAACGGCGACCGTTCCATCCATGAATACAAGCGATCGCTTAAGCCCGAGGGCATTTGCGTCCTGGCAGGAGGAGGAAATATCTCCATGGTCTCACTCCTGGCAGGAGTGCTCCTGCAGCTGTGGGTTTCAAAAATCGAGGGCAGGAAGATTGGTTCCTTTATGGCCCATATCAACCAGGAGGACTTGACCTGCGTGAAGGAGCTTCTCGAGTCGGGAAAAATCAAGCCGGTCATCGATCGACGGTGTCCGCTAAGTGAGACTGCAGAAGCTCTCCGATATCTTGGAGATGGGCACGCAAAAGGAAAAGTCGTCATAACCGTGAGACATGAAAGTGAGGCCGATCATTCCGGGGATGATTCACGTCATCAATGA
- a CDS encoding carcinine hydrolase/isopenicillin-N N-acyltransferase family protein: MKKILIFIPIMLILCDPQGCSASENRETSDRFIPGSCTIFAVSFGGSVFFGNNEDWINPLTYCWVEPPGTDKYGVLCFGFDNLYPQGGINEKGLAFDANALPVITMKKNQDGIKPYHAIVNTILMQKCATVSEAIETAKRYDWSQCYGGKLDGQFLLADALGDAVVISADTSGELVFTRKVEGNGYLVSTNFNRACPENRYGRYPCNRYDTTVKMLKAIDSDRDLTLDYLASILNAVHVEGRKLNTLYSNIFDLKNGVAYLYFWHQFDSPVTFDVPETIARGLEPTQIKTLFPAGIVDQAAAEFRSYKRKRIFILAGWVVLLISIAAFIIVRKLRRDHKTG; this comes from the coding sequence TTGAAGAAAATCCTGATATTCATTCCCATTATGCTGATCCTGTGTGATCCGCAAGGATGCAGTGCTTCAGAGAACAGGGAAACGAGTGACAGGTTTATCCCCGGTTCCTGCACGATATTCGCTGTAAGCTTTGGTGGGTCGGTCTTTTTCGGTAATAACGAAGACTGGATTAACCCTCTGACGTACTGCTGGGTTGAACCTCCGGGCACGGACAAATACGGAGTTCTGTGTTTTGGATTCGACAACTTGTACCCACAGGGTGGAATCAATGAAAAGGGGCTCGCATTCGATGCCAACGCCCTTCCCGTAATCACCATGAAGAAGAACCAGGATGGGATCAAACCCTATCATGCGATTGTAAATACCATCCTCATGCAGAAGTGCGCTACCGTCAGCGAGGCGATTGAGACTGCTAAACGCTACGACTGGAGTCAGTGCTATGGCGGAAAGCTTGACGGACAATTTCTCCTGGCGGACGCCCTGGGTGATGCGGTCGTGATCAGTGCCGATACTTCTGGTGAATTAGTGTTTACAAGGAAGGTGGAAGGCAATGGCTACCTGGTGTCTACCAACTTTAATCGTGCCTGTCCCGAGAACAGATATGGCAGATACCCCTGCAATAGATATGATACGACGGTAAAAATGTTGAAAGCGATCGACAGTGACCGTGATCTTACTTTAGATTATCTGGCATCTATATTGAATGCGGTCCACGTGGAAGGCAGGAAACTCAACACCCTTTACTCGAATATATTCGACCTAAAAAACGGTGTGGCATATTTATACTTTTGGCACCAATTCGACAGTCCGGTCACTTTTGATGTGCCTGAAACCATTGCTCGAGGGTTGGAACCCACGCAGATCAAAACCCTTTTCCCGGCAGGAATAGTTGACCAGGCTGCCGCCGAATTCAGGAGTTATAAAAGAAAGCGAATATTCATCCTGGCTGGCTGGGTGGTTCTGTTAATCAGTATTGCAGCTTTCATTATTGTCCGAAAGCTCCGCCGTGATCATAAAACTGGATAA